From Toxorhynchites rutilus septentrionalis strain SRP chromosome 2, ASM2978413v1, whole genome shotgun sequence, a single genomic window includes:
- the LOC129768438 gene encoding putative ferric-chelate reductase 1 homolog isoform X1: MRLVLSIAVVLGVLIGPSITLPNGAPESVCDTMLPFHGGGIPPLTTASPFRITPVTSVIASGQMLQVEIESFPASVVFKGFMIQARNRFPPNQVLGQFELTDEGAIKLINCGGEGNTATHTNTAHKKDLALEWIAPADFKGEIVFNATIAQDYDKFWVGIESTPVKIVESGQSPPAVVGISTTRRAPTTTTVPPYVAPTTPVADTTDPIYEGCGSTKGCFGFPEGCVETRNCRAVAAVIVQGERYIFEMKSGYKNPAYIAVGLSNDAKMGDDSVIECVPEQGVVNAYTSWTSAGPYSASRQGIAQNFIQLREKSYVDGVIHCKVERDPVTTVKGQRFDLIREKYHLLLATGSKADSTHVSYHDIGRTASGVPQVLAEVGAVQGASKLLLRLHGAFMLTAWIGTASLGILLARYFRQTWVGSQLCGKDQWFAWHRFLMICTWALTMAGFVIIFVEIGGWSQVDNPHAILGVVTTVLCFLQPIGAYFRPHPGTKRRPLFNWLHWLGGNLAHIIGIVAIFFAVKLQKAELPEWLDFILVAFVAFHVFMHLIFSILSWIQIGGCVSERRSQRVTSFPMADMTPSRNSMSSGERKQDAAFSGFRKVMLFFYILIILGFVIALVVITALAPIEDTVESIRKQIMN; encoded by the exons ATGCGGCTTGTGCTGAGCATTGCTGTGGTGCTCGGCGTGCTGATTGGTCCCTCCATCACGCTGCCCAATGGTGCCCCGGAAAGTGTGTGTGACACGATGCTTCCCTTCCACGGTGGTGGAATCCCACCGCTCACAACCGCTTCCCCGTTCCGGATAACACCCGTGACGTCGGTCATCGCCAGCGGTCAGATGCTGCAGGTCGAAATCGAATCTTTCCCGGCCAGCGTTGTGTTCAAGGGCTTCATGATCCAGGCTCGCAACCGGTTCCCACCGAACCAGGTGCTCGGTCAGTTCGAACTGACCGATGAGGGCGCCATCAAGCTGATCAACTGTGGGGGAGAGGGCAACACCGCAACCCACACTAACACCGCACACAAGAAGGATTTGGCTCTGGAGTGGATTGCACCGGCTGATTTTAAGGGGGAAATTGTGTTCAATGCAACTATCGCGCAGGATTAcgacaaattttgggtggggaTTGAGTCGACACCGGTGAAGATTGTTGAAAGTGGTCAGAGTCCACCGGCGGTTGTTGGGATTTCCACAACCCGCAGGGCACCAACAACCACGACCGTACCACCGTATGTGGCACCCACAACTCCAGTG GCAGACACAACCGATCCAATCTACGAGGGTTGTGGCAGCACCAAAGGTTGCTTTGGATTTCCGGAAGGATGTGTTGAAACGCGTAACTGTCGTGCCGTCGCGGCCGTCATTGTACAAGGCGAACGGTACATATTCGAAATGAAATCTGGATACA AAAATCCAGCGTACATTGCCGTGGGTCTATCGAATGATGCCAAAATGGGTGACGATTCCGTAATTGAATGCGTACCCGAGCAGGGAGTGGTGAACGCTTACACTTCCTGGACCTCCGCCGGCCCGTATTCTGCATCTCGGCAGGGAATCGCTCAGAACTTCATTCAACTCAGGGAAAAATCGTACGTCGATGGGGTGATCCACTGTAAAGTTGAGCGGGATCCTGTGACTACCGTGAAAGGACAAAGATTCGATCTGATTAGGGAGAAGTATCATTTACTGCTGGCAACCGGATCGAAGGCTGATT CGACCCATGTTTCCTATCACGATATTGGTCGTACCGCATCAGGAGTTCCACAAGTGTTGGCCGAAGTTGGTGCGGTTCAGGGAGCCTCTAAACTGCTGTTGCGTTTACACGGTGCTTTCATGTTGACGGCTTGGATTGGAACAGCTTCGTTGGGCATACTGTTGGCTCGCTACTTCCGTCAAACCTGGGTTGGAAGTCAGCTCTGTGGAAAGGATCAGTGGTTTGCT TGGCATAGGTTCCTGATGATTTGCACCTGGGCCCTTACCATGGCGGGCTTTGTGATTATTTTCGTCGAAATCGGAGGTTGGTCCCAGGTTGATAATCCACATGCCATTCTGGGGGTGGTAACGACAGTGCTCTGCTTCCTGCAACCAATTGGCGCTTACTTCCGTCCACATCCCGGTACCAAGCGGAGACCCCTGTTCAACTGGTTGCACTGGCTAGGAGGCAATCTGGCCCATATCATTGGCATCGTAGCCATTTTCTTCGCTGTCAAACTGCAGAAAGCCGAGCTGCCCGAGTGGCTGGACTTTATCCTGGTCGCATTCGTTGCGTTCCACGTGTTCATGCATTTAATCTTCTCC ATTCTTTCCTGGATTCAGATCGGTGGTTGCGTAAGCGAACGACGCAGTCAGCGTGTGACGTCTTTCCCGATGGCTGACATGACTCCATCGCGTAACTCGATGAGTTCCGGCGAACGCAAGCAGGATGCAGCC TTCTCCGGCTTCCGGAAAGTGATGCTGTTCTTCTACATTCTCATCATCCTGGGCTTCGTCATTGCGCTAGTGGTCATCACCGCGTTGGCTCCCATCGAGGACACAGTGGAGAGCATAAGGAAACAGATCATGAATTGA
- the LOC129768438 gene encoding putative ferric-chelate reductase 1 homolog isoform X2 has protein sequence MRLVLSIAVVLGVLIGPSITLPNGAPESVCDTMLPFHGGGIPPLTTASPFRITPVTSVIASGQMLQVEIESFPASVVFKGFMIQARNRFPPNQVLGQFELTDEGAIKLINCGGEGNTATHTNTAHKKDLALEWIAPADFKGEIVFNATIAQDYDKFWVGIESTPVKIVESGQSPPAVVGISTTRRAPTTTTVPPYVAPTTPVADTTDPIYEGCGSTKGCFGFPEGCVETRNCRAVAAVIVQGERYIFEMKSGYKNPAYIAVGLSNDAKMGDDSVIECVPEQGVVNAYTSWTSAGPYSASRQGIAQNFIQLREKSYVDGVIHCKVERDPVTTVKGQRFDLIREKYHLLLATGSKADSTHVSYHDIGRTASGVPQVLAEVGAVQGASKLLLRLHGAFMLTAWIGTASLGILLARYFRQTWVGSQLCGKDQWFAWHRFLMICTWALTMAGFVIIFVEIGGWSQVDNPHAILGVVTTVLCFLQPIGAYFRPHPGTKRRPLFNWLHWLGGNLAHIIGIVAIFFAVKLQKAELPEWLDFILVAFVAFHVFMHLIFSIGGCVSERRSQRVTSFPMADMTPSRNSMSSGERKQDAAFSGFRKVMLFFYILIILGFVIALVVITALAPIEDTVESIRKQIMN, from the exons ATGCGGCTTGTGCTGAGCATTGCTGTGGTGCTCGGCGTGCTGATTGGTCCCTCCATCACGCTGCCCAATGGTGCCCCGGAAAGTGTGTGTGACACGATGCTTCCCTTCCACGGTGGTGGAATCCCACCGCTCACAACCGCTTCCCCGTTCCGGATAACACCCGTGACGTCGGTCATCGCCAGCGGTCAGATGCTGCAGGTCGAAATCGAATCTTTCCCGGCCAGCGTTGTGTTCAAGGGCTTCATGATCCAGGCTCGCAACCGGTTCCCACCGAACCAGGTGCTCGGTCAGTTCGAACTGACCGATGAGGGCGCCATCAAGCTGATCAACTGTGGGGGAGAGGGCAACACCGCAACCCACACTAACACCGCACACAAGAAGGATTTGGCTCTGGAGTGGATTGCACCGGCTGATTTTAAGGGGGAAATTGTGTTCAATGCAACTATCGCGCAGGATTAcgacaaattttgggtggggaTTGAGTCGACACCGGTGAAGATTGTTGAAAGTGGTCAGAGTCCACCGGCGGTTGTTGGGATTTCCACAACCCGCAGGGCACCAACAACCACGACCGTACCACCGTATGTGGCACCCACAACTCCAGTG GCAGACACAACCGATCCAATCTACGAGGGTTGTGGCAGCACCAAAGGTTGCTTTGGATTTCCGGAAGGATGTGTTGAAACGCGTAACTGTCGTGCCGTCGCGGCCGTCATTGTACAAGGCGAACGGTACATATTCGAAATGAAATCTGGATACA AAAATCCAGCGTACATTGCCGTGGGTCTATCGAATGATGCCAAAATGGGTGACGATTCCGTAATTGAATGCGTACCCGAGCAGGGAGTGGTGAACGCTTACACTTCCTGGACCTCCGCCGGCCCGTATTCTGCATCTCGGCAGGGAATCGCTCAGAACTTCATTCAACTCAGGGAAAAATCGTACGTCGATGGGGTGATCCACTGTAAAGTTGAGCGGGATCCTGTGACTACCGTGAAAGGACAAAGATTCGATCTGATTAGGGAGAAGTATCATTTACTGCTGGCAACCGGATCGAAGGCTGATT CGACCCATGTTTCCTATCACGATATTGGTCGTACCGCATCAGGAGTTCCACAAGTGTTGGCCGAAGTTGGTGCGGTTCAGGGAGCCTCTAAACTGCTGTTGCGTTTACACGGTGCTTTCATGTTGACGGCTTGGATTGGAACAGCTTCGTTGGGCATACTGTTGGCTCGCTACTTCCGTCAAACCTGGGTTGGAAGTCAGCTCTGTGGAAAGGATCAGTGGTTTGCT TGGCATAGGTTCCTGATGATTTGCACCTGGGCCCTTACCATGGCGGGCTTTGTGATTATTTTCGTCGAAATCGGAGGTTGGTCCCAGGTTGATAATCCACATGCCATTCTGGGGGTGGTAACGACAGTGCTCTGCTTCCTGCAACCAATTGGCGCTTACTTCCGTCCACATCCCGGTACCAAGCGGAGACCCCTGTTCAACTGGTTGCACTGGCTAGGAGGCAATCTGGCCCATATCATTGGCATCGTAGCCATTTTCTTCGCTGTCAAACTGCAGAAAGCCGAGCTGCCCGAGTGGCTGGACTTTATCCTGGTCGCATTCGTTGCGTTCCACGTGTTCATGCATTTAATCTTCTCC ATCGGTGGTTGCGTAAGCGAACGACGCAGTCAGCGTGTGACGTCTTTCCCGATGGCTGACATGACTCCATCGCGTAACTCGATGAGTTCCGGCGAACGCAAGCAGGATGCAGCC TTCTCCGGCTTCCGGAAAGTGATGCTGTTCTTCTACATTCTCATCATCCTGGGCTTCGTCATTGCGCTAGTGGTCATCACCGCGTTGGCTCCCATCGAGGACACAGTGGAGAGCATAAGGAAACAGATCATGAATTGA